One part of the Muntiacus reevesi chromosome 18, mMunRee1.1, whole genome shotgun sequence genome encodes these proteins:
- the CD300LG gene encoding CMRF35-like molecule 9 isoform X3, with the protein MRPLLLLWGCLVLPGYGSVVDPKEISGFEGDTVSLQCTYGEELKKNPKYWCREAGIFLSRCTETVFSGEYGQEGRVSVHDNPRENRFTVILRNLTLKDMGKYWCGVKKLGFDKTILVSLLVFPATSPFARISPHPATSTYAGTSLHPAASPFTGTSLHPAASPFARISPHPATSPYAGTSLHPAASPFARISPHPATSPYAGTSSHPATSPYARTSPHPATSPPAGISKPVTQLYSTSTKDTSFVPSSSSKSRVSIPLIRILAPVLVLLALLLATGLAALGSCVFQWREKAQLASETQKKDKVHLSHLTSEDDKASWRDPEGDMTRASTLPMSGDEPGFPKFSSV; encoded by the exons ATGCGGCCTCTCCTCCTGCTATGGGGCTGCCTCGTGCTCCCAG GTTACGGATCGGTGGTGGACCCAAAGGAGATCAGTGGCTTTGAAGGTGACACTGTGTCCCTGCAATGCACCTACGGGGAGGAGCTAAAGAAGAACCCAAAATACTGGTGCCGCGAGGCCGGGATCTTCCTCTCCCGCTGCACTGAGactgtcttctctggagaatacGGCCAGGAAGGAAGGGTGTCGGTCCACGACAACCCACGGGAGAACAGGTTCACGGTTATCCTGAGGAACCTCACCCTGAAGGACATGGGGAAGTACTGGTGTGGGGTCAAAAAACTGGGCTTCGATAAGACTATATTAGTCTCTCTGCTTGTCTTTCCAG CAACTTCTCCGTTTGCAAGGATCTCTCCTCACCCAGCAACCTCTACGTATGCAGGGACCTCTCTCCACCCAGCAGCCTCTCCGTTCACAGGGACCTCTCTCCACCCAGCAGCTTCTCCGTTTGCAAGAATCTCTCCTCACCCAGCAACCTCTCCATATGCAGGGACCTCTCTCCACCCAGCAGCTTCTCCATTTGCAAGAATCTCTCCTCACCCAGCAACCTCTCCGTATGCAGGAACCTCTTCTCACCCAGCAACCTCTCCGTATGCAAGGACCTCTCCTCACCCAGCAACTTCTCCTCCTGCAGGGATCTCGAAGCCGGTCACACAATTGTACTCTACCTCAACAAAGGACACCAGTTTTGTCCCCAGCAGCAGCTCCAAGTCCAG GGTGTCCATCCCACTGATCCGGATCTTGGCCCCGGTCCTGGTGCTGCTAGCCCTTCTGCTGGCCACAGGCCTGGCCGCCCTCGGCAGCTGCGTGTTTCAGTGGAGAGAAAAAG ctcAACTGGCCTCGGAGACACAGAAGAAGGACAAGGTCCATCTCTCCCACTTG ACTTCAGAGGACGACAAAGCCTCTTGGCGGGACCCTGAGGGAGACATGACCCGAGCCTCTACCCTCCCCATGTCTGGGGACGAGCCAGGCTTTCCAAAGTTCAGCTCAGTCTAG
- the CD300LG gene encoding CMRF35-like molecule 9 isoform X10: MRPLLLLWGCLVLPGYGSVVDPKEISGFEGDTVSLQCTYGEELKKNPKYWCREAGIFLSRCTETVFSGEYGQEGRVSVHDNPRENRFTVILRNLTLKDMGKYWCGVKKLGFDKTILVSLLVFPGISKPVTQLYSTSTKDTSFVPSSSSKSRVSIPLIRILAPVLVLLALLLATGLAALGSCVFQWREKAQLASETQKKDKVHLSHLTSEDDKASWRDPEGDMTRASTLPMSGDEPGFPKFSSV; this comes from the exons ATGCGGCCTCTCCTCCTGCTATGGGGCTGCCTCGTGCTCCCAG GTTACGGATCGGTGGTGGACCCAAAGGAGATCAGTGGCTTTGAAGGTGACACTGTGTCCCTGCAATGCACCTACGGGGAGGAGCTAAAGAAGAACCCAAAATACTGGTGCCGCGAGGCCGGGATCTTCCTCTCCCGCTGCACTGAGactgtcttctctggagaatacGGCCAGGAAGGAAGGGTGTCGGTCCACGACAACCCACGGGAGAACAGGTTCACGGTTATCCTGAGGAACCTCACCCTGAAGGACATGGGGAAGTACTGGTGTGGGGTCAAAAAACTGGGCTTCGATAAGACTATATTAGTCTCTCTGCTTGTCTTTCCAG GGATCTCGAAGCCGGTCACACAATTGTACTCTACCTCAACAAAGGACACCAGTTTTGTCCCCAGCAGCAGCTCCAAGTCCAG GGTGTCCATCCCACTGATCCGGATCTTGGCCCCGGTCCTGGTGCTGCTAGCCCTTCTGCTGGCCACAGGCCTGGCCGCCCTCGGCAGCTGCGTGTTTCAGTGGAGAGAAAAAG ctcAACTGGCCTCGGAGACACAGAAGAAGGACAAGGTCCATCTCTCCCACTTG ACTTCAGAGGACGACAAAGCCTCTTGGCGGGACCCTGAGGGAGACATGACCCGAGCCTCTACCCTCCCCATGTCTGGGGACGAGCCAGGCTTTCCAAAGTTCAGCTCAGTCTAG
- the CD300LG gene encoding CMRF35-like molecule 9 isoform X1 gives MRPLLLLWGCLVLPGYGSVVDPKEISGFEGDTVSLQCTYGEELKKNPKYWCREAGIFLSRCTETVFSGEYGQEGRVSVHDNPRENRFTVILRNLTLKDMGKYWCGVKKLGFDKTILVSLLVFPVTTAKVGKTEAEASPFTGTSLSKHTAASPYAGTSLHPATSPFARISPHPATSTYAGTSLHPAASPFTGTSLHPAASPFARISPHPATSPYAGTSLHPAASPFARISPHPATSPYAGTSSHPATSPYARTSPHPATSPPAGISKPVTQLYSTSTKDTSFVPSSSSKSRVSIPLIRILAPVLVLLALLLATGLAALGSCVFQWREKAQLASETQKKDKVHLSHLTSEDDKASWRDPEGDMTRASTLPMSGDEPGFPKFSSV, from the exons ATGCGGCCTCTCCTCCTGCTATGGGGCTGCCTCGTGCTCCCAG GTTACGGATCGGTGGTGGACCCAAAGGAGATCAGTGGCTTTGAAGGTGACACTGTGTCCCTGCAATGCACCTACGGGGAGGAGCTAAAGAAGAACCCAAAATACTGGTGCCGCGAGGCCGGGATCTTCCTCTCCCGCTGCACTGAGactgtcttctctggagaatacGGCCAGGAAGGAAGGGTGTCGGTCCACGACAACCCACGGGAGAACAGGTTCACGGTTATCCTGAGGAACCTCACCCTGAAGGACATGGGGAAGTACTGGTGTGGGGTCAAAAAACTGGGCTTCGATAAGACTATATTAGTCTCTCTGCTTGTCTTTCCAG tCACCACAGCCAAGGTGGGGAAGACAGAGGCTGAGGCCTCTCCGTTCACAGGGACCTCCCTGTCCAAGCACACAGCAGCCTCTCCGTACGCAGGGACCTCTCTTCACCCAGCAACTTCTCCGTTTGCAAGGATCTCTCCTCACCCAGCAACCTCTACGTATGCAGGGACCTCTCTCCACCCAGCAGCCTCTCCGTTCACAGGGACCTCTCTCCACCCAGCAGCTTCTCCGTTTGCAAGAATCTCTCCTCACCCAGCAACCTCTCCATATGCAGGGACCTCTCTCCACCCAGCAGCTTCTCCATTTGCAAGAATCTCTCCTCACCCAGCAACCTCTCCGTATGCAGGAACCTCTTCTCACCCAGCAACCTCTCCGTATGCAAGGACCTCTCCTCACCCAGCAACTTCTCCTCCTGCAGGGATCTCGAAGCCGGTCACACAATTGTACTCTACCTCAACAAAGGACACCAGTTTTGTCCCCAGCAGCAGCTCCAAGTCCAG GGTGTCCATCCCACTGATCCGGATCTTGGCCCCGGTCCTGGTGCTGCTAGCCCTTCTGCTGGCCACAGGCCTGGCCGCCCTCGGCAGCTGCGTGTTTCAGTGGAGAGAAAAAG ctcAACTGGCCTCGGAGACACAGAAGAAGGACAAGGTCCATCTCTCCCACTTG ACTTCAGAGGACGACAAAGCCTCTTGGCGGGACCCTGAGGGAGACATGACCCGAGCCTCTACCCTCCCCATGTCTGGGGACGAGCCAGGCTTTCCAAAGTTCAGCTCAGTCTAG
- the CD300LG gene encoding CMRF35-like molecule 9 isoform X2: MRPLLLLWGCLVLPGYGSVVDPKEISGFEGDTVSLQCTYGEELKKNPKYWCREAGIFLSRCTETVFSGEYGQEGRVSVHDNPRENRFTVILRNLTLKDMGKYWCGVKKLGFDKTILVSLLVFPGTSLHPATSPFARISPHPATSTYAGTSLHPAASPFTGTSLHPAASPFARISPHPATSPYAGTSLHPAASPFARISPHPATSPYAGTSSHPATSPYARTSPHPATSPPAGISKPVTQLYSTSTKDTSFVPSSSSKSRVSIPLIRILAPVLVLLALLLATGLAALGSCVFQWREKAQLASETQKKDKVHLSHLTSEDDKASWRDPEGDMTRASTLPMSGDEPGFPKFSSV; encoded by the exons ATGCGGCCTCTCCTCCTGCTATGGGGCTGCCTCGTGCTCCCAG GTTACGGATCGGTGGTGGACCCAAAGGAGATCAGTGGCTTTGAAGGTGACACTGTGTCCCTGCAATGCACCTACGGGGAGGAGCTAAAGAAGAACCCAAAATACTGGTGCCGCGAGGCCGGGATCTTCCTCTCCCGCTGCACTGAGactgtcttctctggagaatacGGCCAGGAAGGAAGGGTGTCGGTCCACGACAACCCACGGGAGAACAGGTTCACGGTTATCCTGAGGAACCTCACCCTGAAGGACATGGGGAAGTACTGGTGTGGGGTCAAAAAACTGGGCTTCGATAAGACTATATTAGTCTCTCTGCTTGTCTTTCCAG GGACCTCTCTTCACCCAGCAACTTCTCCGTTTGCAAGGATCTCTCCTCACCCAGCAACCTCTACGTATGCAGGGACCTCTCTCCACCCAGCAGCCTCTCCGTTCACAGGGACCTCTCTCCACCCAGCAGCTTCTCCGTTTGCAAGAATCTCTCCTCACCCAGCAACCTCTCCATATGCAGGGACCTCTCTCCACCCAGCAGCTTCTCCATTTGCAAGAATCTCTCCTCACCCAGCAACCTCTCCGTATGCAGGAACCTCTTCTCACCCAGCAACCTCTCCGTATGCAAGGACCTCTCCTCACCCAGCAACTTCTCCTCCTGCAGGGATCTCGAAGCCGGTCACACAATTGTACTCTACCTCAACAAAGGACACCAGTTTTGTCCCCAGCAGCAGCTCCAAGTCCAG GGTGTCCATCCCACTGATCCGGATCTTGGCCCCGGTCCTGGTGCTGCTAGCCCTTCTGCTGGCCACAGGCCTGGCCGCCCTCGGCAGCTGCGTGTTTCAGTGGAGAGAAAAAG ctcAACTGGCCTCGGAGACACAGAAGAAGGACAAGGTCCATCTCTCCCACTTG ACTTCAGAGGACGACAAAGCCTCTTGGCGGGACCCTGAGGGAGACATGACCCGAGCCTCTACCCTCCCCATGTCTGGGGACGAGCCAGGCTTTCCAAAGTTCAGCTCAGTCTAG
- the CD300LG gene encoding CMRF35-like molecule 9 isoform X5, with protein sequence MRPLLLLWGCLVLPGYGSVVDPKEISGFEGDTVSLQCTYGEELKKNPKYWCREAGIFLSRCTETVFSGEYGQEGRVSVHDNPRENRFTVILRNLTLKDMGKYWCGVKKLGFDKTILVSLLVFPGTSLHPAASPFTGTSLHPAASPFARISPHPATSPYAGTSLHPAASPFARISPHPATSPYAGTSSHPATSPYARTSPHPATSPPAGISKPVTQLYSTSTKDTSFVPSSSSKSRVSIPLIRILAPVLVLLALLLATGLAALGSCVFQWREKAQLASETQKKDKVHLSHLTSEDDKASWRDPEGDMTRASTLPMSGDEPGFPKFSSV encoded by the exons ATGCGGCCTCTCCTCCTGCTATGGGGCTGCCTCGTGCTCCCAG GTTACGGATCGGTGGTGGACCCAAAGGAGATCAGTGGCTTTGAAGGTGACACTGTGTCCCTGCAATGCACCTACGGGGAGGAGCTAAAGAAGAACCCAAAATACTGGTGCCGCGAGGCCGGGATCTTCCTCTCCCGCTGCACTGAGactgtcttctctggagaatacGGCCAGGAAGGAAGGGTGTCGGTCCACGACAACCCACGGGAGAACAGGTTCACGGTTATCCTGAGGAACCTCACCCTGAAGGACATGGGGAAGTACTGGTGTGGGGTCAAAAAACTGGGCTTCGATAAGACTATATTAGTCTCTCTGCTTGTCTTTCCAG GGACCTCTCTCCACCCAGCAGCCTCTCCGTTCACAGGGACCTCTCTCCACCCAGCAGCTTCTCCGTTTGCAAGAATCTCTCCTCACCCAGCAACCTCTCCATATGCAGGGACCTCTCTCCACCCAGCAGCTTCTCCATTTGCAAGAATCTCTCCTCACCCAGCAACCTCTCCGTATGCAGGAACCTCTTCTCACCCAGCAACCTCTCCGTATGCAAGGACCTCTCCTCACCCAGCAACTTCTCCTCCTGCAGGGATCTCGAAGCCGGTCACACAATTGTACTCTACCTCAACAAAGGACACCAGTTTTGTCCCCAGCAGCAGCTCCAAGTCCAG GGTGTCCATCCCACTGATCCGGATCTTGGCCCCGGTCCTGGTGCTGCTAGCCCTTCTGCTGGCCACAGGCCTGGCCGCCCTCGGCAGCTGCGTGTTTCAGTGGAGAGAAAAAG ctcAACTGGCCTCGGAGACACAGAAGAAGGACAAGGTCCATCTCTCCCACTTG ACTTCAGAGGACGACAAAGCCTCTTGGCGGGACCCTGAGGGAGACATGACCCGAGCCTCTACCCTCCCCATGTCTGGGGACGAGCCAGGCTTTCCAAAGTTCAGCTCAGTCTAG
- the CD300LG gene encoding CMRF35-like molecule 9 isoform X7: MRPLLLLWGCLVLPGYGSVVDPKEISGFEGDTVSLQCTYGEELKKNPKYWCREAGIFLSRCTETVFSGEYGQEGRVSVHDNPRENRFTVILRNLTLKDMGKYWCGVKKLGFDKTILVSLLVFPASPFARISPHPATSPYAGTSLHPAASPFARISPHPATSPYAGTSSHPATSPYARTSPHPATSPPAGISKPVTQLYSTSTKDTSFVPSSSSKSRVSIPLIRILAPVLVLLALLLATGLAALGSCVFQWREKAQLASETQKKDKVHLSHLTSEDDKASWRDPEGDMTRASTLPMSGDEPGFPKFSSV, translated from the exons ATGCGGCCTCTCCTCCTGCTATGGGGCTGCCTCGTGCTCCCAG GTTACGGATCGGTGGTGGACCCAAAGGAGATCAGTGGCTTTGAAGGTGACACTGTGTCCCTGCAATGCACCTACGGGGAGGAGCTAAAGAAGAACCCAAAATACTGGTGCCGCGAGGCCGGGATCTTCCTCTCCCGCTGCACTGAGactgtcttctctggagaatacGGCCAGGAAGGAAGGGTGTCGGTCCACGACAACCCACGGGAGAACAGGTTCACGGTTATCCTGAGGAACCTCACCCTGAAGGACATGGGGAAGTACTGGTGTGGGGTCAAAAAACTGGGCTTCGATAAGACTATATTAGTCTCTCTGCTTGTCTTTCCAG CTTCTCCGTTTGCAAGAATCTCTCCTCACCCAGCAACCTCTCCATATGCAGGGACCTCTCTCCACCCAGCAGCTTCTCCATTTGCAAGAATCTCTCCTCACCCAGCAACCTCTCCGTATGCAGGAACCTCTTCTCACCCAGCAACCTCTCCGTATGCAAGGACCTCTCCTCACCCAGCAACTTCTCCTCCTGCAGGGATCTCGAAGCCGGTCACACAATTGTACTCTACCTCAACAAAGGACACCAGTTTTGTCCCCAGCAGCAGCTCCAAGTCCAG GGTGTCCATCCCACTGATCCGGATCTTGGCCCCGGTCCTGGTGCTGCTAGCCCTTCTGCTGGCCACAGGCCTGGCCGCCCTCGGCAGCTGCGTGTTTCAGTGGAGAGAAAAAG ctcAACTGGCCTCGGAGACACAGAAGAAGGACAAGGTCCATCTCTCCCACTTG ACTTCAGAGGACGACAAAGCCTCTTGGCGGGACCCTGAGGGAGACATGACCCGAGCCTCTACCCTCCCCATGTCTGGGGACGAGCCAGGCTTTCCAAAGTTCAGCTCAGTCTAG
- the CD300LG gene encoding CMRF35-like molecule 9 isoform X8, which produces MRPLLLLWGCLVLPGYGSVVDPKEISGFEGDTVSLQCTYGEELKKNPKYWCREAGIFLSRCTETVFSGEYGQEGRVSVHDNPRENRFTVILRNLTLKDMGKYWCGVKKLGFDKTILVSLLVFPGTSLHPAASPFARISPHPATSPYAGTSSHPATSPYARTSPHPATSPPAGISKPVTQLYSTSTKDTSFVPSSSSKSRVSIPLIRILAPVLVLLALLLATGLAALGSCVFQWREKAQLASETQKKDKVHLSHLTSEDDKASWRDPEGDMTRASTLPMSGDEPGFPKFSSV; this is translated from the exons ATGCGGCCTCTCCTCCTGCTATGGGGCTGCCTCGTGCTCCCAG GTTACGGATCGGTGGTGGACCCAAAGGAGATCAGTGGCTTTGAAGGTGACACTGTGTCCCTGCAATGCACCTACGGGGAGGAGCTAAAGAAGAACCCAAAATACTGGTGCCGCGAGGCCGGGATCTTCCTCTCCCGCTGCACTGAGactgtcttctctggagaatacGGCCAGGAAGGAAGGGTGTCGGTCCACGACAACCCACGGGAGAACAGGTTCACGGTTATCCTGAGGAACCTCACCCTGAAGGACATGGGGAAGTACTGGTGTGGGGTCAAAAAACTGGGCTTCGATAAGACTATATTAGTCTCTCTGCTTGTCTTTCCAG GGACCTCTCTCCACCCAGCAGCTTCTCCATTTGCAAGAATCTCTCCTCACCCAGCAACCTCTCCGTATGCAGGAACCTCTTCTCACCCAGCAACCTCTCCGTATGCAAGGACCTCTCCTCACCCAGCAACTTCTCCTCCTGCAGGGATCTCGAAGCCGGTCACACAATTGTACTCTACCTCAACAAAGGACACCAGTTTTGTCCCCAGCAGCAGCTCCAAGTCCAG GGTGTCCATCCCACTGATCCGGATCTTGGCCCCGGTCCTGGTGCTGCTAGCCCTTCTGCTGGCCACAGGCCTGGCCGCCCTCGGCAGCTGCGTGTTTCAGTGGAGAGAAAAAG ctcAACTGGCCTCGGAGACACAGAAGAAGGACAAGGTCCATCTCTCCCACTTG ACTTCAGAGGACGACAAAGCCTCTTGGCGGGACCCTGAGGGAGACATGACCCGAGCCTCTACCCTCCCCATGTCTGGGGACGAGCCAGGCTTTCCAAAGTTCAGCTCAGTCTAG
- the CD300LG gene encoding CMRF35-like molecule 9 isoform X9 — MRPLLLLWGCLVLPGYGSVVDPKEISGFEGDTVSLQCTYGEELKKNPKYWCREAGIFLSRCTETVFSGEYGQEGRVSVHDNPRENRFTVILRNLTLKDMGKYWCGVKKLGFDKTILVSLLVFPGTSSHPATSPYARTSPHPATSPPAGISKPVTQLYSTSTKDTSFVPSSSSKSRVSIPLIRILAPVLVLLALLLATGLAALGSCVFQWREKAQLASETQKKDKVHLSHLTSEDDKASWRDPEGDMTRASTLPMSGDEPGFPKFSSV; from the exons ATGCGGCCTCTCCTCCTGCTATGGGGCTGCCTCGTGCTCCCAG GTTACGGATCGGTGGTGGACCCAAAGGAGATCAGTGGCTTTGAAGGTGACACTGTGTCCCTGCAATGCACCTACGGGGAGGAGCTAAAGAAGAACCCAAAATACTGGTGCCGCGAGGCCGGGATCTTCCTCTCCCGCTGCACTGAGactgtcttctctggagaatacGGCCAGGAAGGAAGGGTGTCGGTCCACGACAACCCACGGGAGAACAGGTTCACGGTTATCCTGAGGAACCTCACCCTGAAGGACATGGGGAAGTACTGGTGTGGGGTCAAAAAACTGGGCTTCGATAAGACTATATTAGTCTCTCTGCTTGTCTTTCCAG GAACCTCTTCTCACCCAGCAACCTCTCCGTATGCAAGGACCTCTCCTCACCCAGCAACTTCTCCTCCTGCAGGGATCTCGAAGCCGGTCACACAATTGTACTCTACCTCAACAAAGGACACCAGTTTTGTCCCCAGCAGCAGCTCCAAGTCCAG GGTGTCCATCCCACTGATCCGGATCTTGGCCCCGGTCCTGGTGCTGCTAGCCCTTCTGCTGGCCACAGGCCTGGCCGCCCTCGGCAGCTGCGTGTTTCAGTGGAGAGAAAAAG ctcAACTGGCCTCGGAGACACAGAAGAAGGACAAGGTCCATCTCTCCCACTTG ACTTCAGAGGACGACAAAGCCTCTTGGCGGGACCCTGAGGGAGACATGACCCGAGCCTCTACCCTCCCCATGTCTGGGGACGAGCCAGGCTTTCCAAAGTTCAGCTCAGTCTAG
- the CD300LG gene encoding CMRF35-like molecule 9 isoform X6, translating into MRPLLLLWGCLVLPGYGSVVDPKEISGFEGDTVSLQCTYGEELKKNPKYWCREAGIFLSRCTETVFSGEYGQEGRVSVHDNPRENRFTVILRNLTLKDMGKYWCGVKKLGFDKTILVSLLVFPGTSLHPAASPFARISPHPATSPYAGTSLHPAASPFARISPHPATSPYAGTSSHPATSPYARTSPHPATSPPAGISKPVTQLYSTSTKDTSFVPSSSSKSRVSIPLIRILAPVLVLLALLLATGLAALGSCVFQWREKAQLASETQKKDKVHLSHLTSEDDKASWRDPEGDMTRASTLPMSGDEPGFPKFSSV; encoded by the exons ATGCGGCCTCTCCTCCTGCTATGGGGCTGCCTCGTGCTCCCAG GTTACGGATCGGTGGTGGACCCAAAGGAGATCAGTGGCTTTGAAGGTGACACTGTGTCCCTGCAATGCACCTACGGGGAGGAGCTAAAGAAGAACCCAAAATACTGGTGCCGCGAGGCCGGGATCTTCCTCTCCCGCTGCACTGAGactgtcttctctggagaatacGGCCAGGAAGGAAGGGTGTCGGTCCACGACAACCCACGGGAGAACAGGTTCACGGTTATCCTGAGGAACCTCACCCTGAAGGACATGGGGAAGTACTGGTGTGGGGTCAAAAAACTGGGCTTCGATAAGACTATATTAGTCTCTCTGCTTGTCTTTCCAG GGACCTCTCTCCACCCAGCAGCTTCTCCGTTTGCAAGAATCTCTCCTCACCCAGCAACCTCTCCATATGCAGGGACCTCTCTCCACCCAGCAGCTTCTCCATTTGCAAGAATCTCTCCTCACCCAGCAACCTCTCCGTATGCAGGAACCTCTTCTCACCCAGCAACCTCTCCGTATGCAAGGACCTCTCCTCACCCAGCAACTTCTCCTCCTGCAGGGATCTCGAAGCCGGTCACACAATTGTACTCTACCTCAACAAAGGACACCAGTTTTGTCCCCAGCAGCAGCTCCAAGTCCAG GGTGTCCATCCCACTGATCCGGATCTTGGCCCCGGTCCTGGTGCTGCTAGCCCTTCTGCTGGCCACAGGCCTGGCCGCCCTCGGCAGCTGCGTGTTTCAGTGGAGAGAAAAAG ctcAACTGGCCTCGGAGACACAGAAGAAGGACAAGGTCCATCTCTCCCACTTG ACTTCAGAGGACGACAAAGCCTCTTGGCGGGACCCTGAGGGAGACATGACCCGAGCCTCTACCCTCCCCATGTCTGGGGACGAGCCAGGCTTTCCAAAGTTCAGCTCAGTCTAG
- the CD300LG gene encoding CMRF35-like molecule 9 isoform X4, with product MRPLLLLWGCLVLPGYGSVVDPKEISGFEGDTVSLQCTYGEELKKNPKYWCREAGIFLSRCTETVFSGEYGQEGRVSVHDNPRENRFTVILRNLTLKDMGKYWCGVKKLGFDKTILVSLLVFPVTTAKVGKTEAEASPFTGTSLSKHTAASPYAGTSLHPATSPFARISPHPATSTYAGTSLHPAASPFTGTSLHPAASPFARISPHPATSPYAGTSLHPAASPFARISPHPATSPYAGTSSHPATSPYARTSPHPATSPPAGISKPVTQLYSTSTKDTSFVPSSSSKSRVSIPLIRILAPVLVLLALLLATGLAALGSCVFQWREKGSDLV from the exons ATGCGGCCTCTCCTCCTGCTATGGGGCTGCCTCGTGCTCCCAG GTTACGGATCGGTGGTGGACCCAAAGGAGATCAGTGGCTTTGAAGGTGACACTGTGTCCCTGCAATGCACCTACGGGGAGGAGCTAAAGAAGAACCCAAAATACTGGTGCCGCGAGGCCGGGATCTTCCTCTCCCGCTGCACTGAGactgtcttctctggagaatacGGCCAGGAAGGAAGGGTGTCGGTCCACGACAACCCACGGGAGAACAGGTTCACGGTTATCCTGAGGAACCTCACCCTGAAGGACATGGGGAAGTACTGGTGTGGGGTCAAAAAACTGGGCTTCGATAAGACTATATTAGTCTCTCTGCTTGTCTTTCCAG tCACCACAGCCAAGGTGGGGAAGACAGAGGCTGAGGCCTCTCCGTTCACAGGGACCTCCCTGTCCAAGCACACAGCAGCCTCTCCGTACGCAGGGACCTCTCTTCACCCAGCAACTTCTCCGTTTGCAAGGATCTCTCCTCACCCAGCAACCTCTACGTATGCAGGGACCTCTCTCCACCCAGCAGCCTCTCCGTTCACAGGGACCTCTCTCCACCCAGCAGCTTCTCCGTTTGCAAGAATCTCTCCTCACCCAGCAACCTCTCCATATGCAGGGACCTCTCTCCACCCAGCAGCTTCTCCATTTGCAAGAATCTCTCCTCACCCAGCAACCTCTCCGTATGCAGGAACCTCTTCTCACCCAGCAACCTCTCCGTATGCAAGGACCTCTCCTCACCCAGCAACTTCTCCTCCTGCAGGGATCTCGAAGCCGGTCACACAATTGTACTCTACCTCAACAAAGGACACCAGTTTTGTCCCCAGCAGCAGCTCCAAGTCCAG GGTGTCCATCCCACTGATCCGGATCTTGGCCCCGGTCCTGGTGCTGCTAGCCCTTCTGCTGGCCACAGGCCTGGCCGCCCTCGGCAGCTGCGTGTTTCAGTGGAGAGAAAAAG GTTCTGACCTTGTGTGA